A window of the Mesorhizobium opportunistum WSM2075 genome harbors these coding sequences:
- a CDS encoding CmpA/NrtA family ABC transporter substrate-binding protein has product MGAEHQITAGFMPLFDSAVLVAAGELGFARREGIDLTLHRETSWANIRDRIAIGHFHLAHMLGPMPLACNLGLTPLASETIVPFSLGLGGNCVTISNAVWEGMAAHGAAPDLDPARAGAALGALIRERAAAGHDPLRFAVVHPHSGHNYELRYWLATCGIDPQREIEIVIVPPPFMADALAAGRIDGYCVGEPWNSAAVAAGTGHIVTVKALLWRNSPEKVVGVRKAWAEQSPEALAALLRALHHSARWCQDPANRTELADVMAKAAFLGLPPAVQMPILTGHLQLGGGADLDIEDFFVPFDKAANFPWKSHALWFYTQMVRWGHVAHTPDNLAIARDCYRPDLYRSALKPLGVALPGANSKVEGALKAATAVGATGAGLVLGPDGFFDGQIFDPDQIEAYVEKQKSARAKA; this is encoded by the coding sequence ATGGGCGCCGAGCACCAGATAACCGCCGGCTTCATGCCGCTTTTCGATAGCGCCGTGCTGGTCGCCGCCGGCGAGCTTGGCTTCGCCAGGCGCGAAGGCATCGACCTGACGCTGCATCGCGAGACCTCCTGGGCCAACATCCGGGACCGCATCGCTATCGGCCACTTCCATCTCGCGCATATGCTGGGACCGATGCCGCTCGCCTGCAATCTCGGGCTGACGCCGCTCGCTTCCGAGACCATCGTGCCGTTCTCGCTTGGTCTCGGCGGCAATTGCGTCACCATCTCCAATGCAGTGTGGGAAGGCATGGCGGCGCACGGCGCGGCGCCCGATCTCGATCCGGCGCGCGCGGGTGCGGCACTTGGCGCGCTTATCCGCGAACGCGCGGCCGCTGGCCACGATCCGCTGCGCTTTGCAGTCGTGCACCCGCATTCAGGGCATAATTACGAACTGCGCTACTGGCTGGCCACTTGCGGCATCGATCCCCAGCGCGAGATCGAGATCGTCATCGTGCCGCCGCCCTTCATGGCCGACGCGCTGGCCGCGGGCCGCATCGACGGCTATTGCGTCGGCGAGCCCTGGAACAGTGCCGCGGTGGCGGCCGGCACCGGCCATATCGTCACCGTCAAGGCGCTGTTGTGGCGCAACAGCCCGGAGAAGGTGGTCGGCGTGCGCAAAGCCTGGGCCGAGCAGTCCCCCGAAGCCCTGGCGGCGCTCTTGCGCGCACTGCATCATTCGGCGCGCTGGTGCCAGGATCCGGCGAACCGCACCGAATTGGCCGATGTGATGGCCAAAGCTGCTTTCCTCGGCCTGCCGCCGGCTGTCCAGATGCCGATCCTCACCGGCCATCTCCAGTTGGGTGGCGGGGCGGACCTGGATATCGAAGACTTCTTCGTGCCCTTCGACAAGGCGGCGAACTTCCCGTGGAAGAGCCATGCCTTGTGGTTCTACACGCAGATGGTGCGCTGGGGGCATGTCGCGCACACGCCCGACAATCTCGCCATTGCCCGCGACTGCTACCGTCCCGACCTCTACCGTTCGGCGCTGAAGCCGCTGGGCGTGGCGCTGCCGGGCGCTAATTCGAAGGTCGAGGGCGCGCTCAAGGCCGCAACCGCGGTCGGCGCGACCGGGGCGGGCCTGGTGCTTGGCCCCGACGGTTTCTTTGACGGCCAGATCTTCGATCCGGACCAGATCGAAGCGTATGTCGAGAAGCAGAAATCGGCCCGCGCGAAAGCTTGA
- a CDS encoding ANTAR domain-containing response regulator produces the protein MIRPALAVLVIDENRIRASIIEAGLREAGHQQVTVIHDVTGIARRIAEIEPDVIVIDLENPNRDMLENMFQLSRAVKRPIAMFVDRSDQASIEAAVDAGVSAYVVDGLRQERVKPILDMAVSRFNAFSRMARELEEARSELESRKVIDRAKGILMKSRGLTEEAAYTLLRKTAMNQNRKIGDIAQSLVTAAGLLGPAEDE, from the coding sequence ATGATCCGCCCCGCTCTAGCCGTCCTGGTGATCGATGAAAATCGCATCCGCGCCTCGATAATCGAGGCCGGCCTGCGCGAGGCCGGCCATCAGCAGGTCACCGTCATCCACGATGTCACCGGCATTGCGCGGCGGATCGCCGAGATCGAGCCTGACGTCATCGTCATCGACCTCGAAAACCCCAACCGCGACATGCTGGAAAACATGTTCCAGCTGTCGCGCGCCGTAAAGCGCCCGATCGCCATGTTCGTCGACCGCTCCGACCAGGCCTCGATCGAGGCCGCGGTCGATGCCGGCGTTTCGGCCTATGTCGTCGACGGCCTGCGGCAAGAACGCGTCAAGCCAATCCTCGACATGGCCGTCAGCCGCTTCAACGCCTTCTCGCGCATGGCGCGCGAACTGGAAGAGGCGCGTAGCGAGCTGGAGAGCCGCAAGGTGATCGACCGTGCCAAGGGCATCCTGATGAAGTCGCGCGGGCTGACGGAAGAAGCCGCCTACACGCTGCTGCGCAAGACCGCGATGAACCAGAACCGCAAGATCGGCGACATCGCCCAGAGCCTGGTGACTGCCGCCGGGCTGCTGGGACCGGCGGAGGACGAATGA
- a CDS encoding endonuclease/exonuclease/phosphatase family protein translates to MRMNGRSLPASMLLSIRDRRMQKANAAAHKTTGTTGTLVASYNVHKCIGVDRKFDPERTSRVIREIDPDVIALQEADNRFGDRDGLLDLPRLERETGLVPVPISATGKGHGWHGNVLLFKRGVVRDVHQIKLPGLEPRGAVVAEIEMDGSQTLRVIAAHLGLLRHSRSQQARVVLDLMNSPDEKPTLLLGDLNEWRLGNRSALNTLHATFGPQPPAVPTFPSNLPLLALDRIMTNRHGMIAAVEAHDTPLSRVASDHLPLTALVRLDRMADPDNAMMSPASQSV, encoded by the coding sequence ATGCGGATGAACGGACGCAGCCTGCCAGCAAGCATGCTTTTGTCCATCCGCGACCGTCGGATGCAGAAGGCAAACGCCGCCGCGCACAAGACGACCGGCACCACCGGCACGCTGGTCGCCTCCTACAACGTCCACAAATGCATCGGCGTCGACCGCAAATTCGATCCCGAGCGCACCAGCCGCGTCATCCGCGAAATCGATCCCGATGTCATCGCTTTGCAGGAAGCCGATAATCGTTTCGGCGACCGTGACGGGCTTCTCGACCTGCCCCGGCTCGAACGGGAAACCGGCCTTGTCCCCGTGCCGATTTCGGCTACCGGCAAGGGCCATGGCTGGCATGGCAATGTCCTGCTGTTCAAGAGGGGAGTGGTTCGCGACGTGCATCAGATCAAGCTTCCGGGGCTGGAGCCGCGCGGTGCCGTCGTGGCGGAGATCGAGATGGATGGAAGCCAGACTTTGCGCGTCATCGCCGCTCATCTCGGCCTGTTGCGCCACTCGCGTTCCCAGCAGGCACGTGTCGTGCTCGATCTCATGAACAGCCCGGACGAAAAGCCGACCTTACTGCTTGGCGACCTGAACGAATGGCGGCTCGGCAACCGCTCGGCGCTCAACACGCTGCATGCGACGTTCGGTCCGCAGCCGCCGGCGGTTCCCACCTTCCCGTCAAACCTGCCGCTGCTGGCTCTCGACCGGATCATGACCAATCGGCACGGAATGATCGCGGCGGTGGAGGCGCACGATACGCCGCTTTCGCGCGTTGCCTCCGACCATCTGCCGCTCACGGCGCTTGTTCGCCTCGATCGTATGGCCGATCCTGATAACGCCATGATGTCCCCAGCGTCGCAAAGCGTGTAG
- a CDS encoding phospholipase D-like domain-containing protein encodes MFETIATHGTTILAIISVAMATVGIAHAVMTKEDVRAATGWVGVMVLSPILGVLIYAVAGINRIRRATISAQRPLAGDAVSAKHERDLVAEEALIVERYGQRFTGLRTLGDRVARRTLNPGNAIDVLETGDEAYAAMCAAIDGAERSVLLETYIFDNDAVGLLFVESLANAVRRGVTVRVLIDAVGARYSVPSILGHLRDAKIPVDLFNGNIVMGLRLPYANLRTHRKILVVDGTVAFTGGMNIRKGFSAEFAGSNSARDTHFRVTGPVVADLFSVAAEDWRFVTKEALKGDAWRIASLSPAPGVPMLVRAVASGPDASNETNHKLLIGAFSVARKSIRLMSPYFLPDRELVSALITAARRGVEIDIVVPAVNNLFLVDRAMTAQFDQVLKHYCRVWRTEGPFDHSKLLSIDGVWAYIGSSNLDARSLRLNFEIDLEVLDAGFAREIEARIGSAMTSAVPVTLDALRARPFLIRLFDRVLWLGSPYL; translated from the coding sequence ATGTTCGAGACTATTGCGACTCACGGGACCACAATCCTGGCGATCATCTCGGTGGCGATGGCAACCGTCGGCATCGCCCACGCCGTCATGACCAAGGAAGATGTCCGCGCTGCCACCGGCTGGGTCGGCGTGATGGTGCTGTCGCCAATCCTCGGCGTGCTGATCTATGCCGTCGCCGGCATAAACCGCATCCGTCGTGCCACGATCAGCGCACAGCGCCCGCTTGCCGGCGATGCGGTGTCGGCCAAGCATGAGCGCGACCTCGTCGCCGAGGAGGCACTGATCGTCGAGCGCTACGGACAGCGCTTCACGGGTCTTAGAACGCTCGGCGACCGGGTGGCGAGACGCACGCTCAACCCAGGAAATGCAATTGACGTGCTGGAGACGGGCGACGAGGCCTACGCCGCCATGTGCGCGGCCATCGATGGCGCCGAGCGCAGCGTCCTGCTCGAGACCTATATTTTCGACAATGACGCCGTCGGCCTGCTCTTCGTCGAATCGCTGGCCAATGCCGTCCGGCGCGGCGTTACCGTTCGCGTGCTGATCGATGCCGTCGGCGCCCGCTACTCGGTCCCCAGCATTTTGGGGCACCTGCGCGACGCGAAGATTCCCGTCGATCTCTTCAACGGCAACATCGTCATGGGCCTGCGGCTGCCCTACGCCAACCTCAGGACCCACCGGAAGATCCTGGTGGTCGACGGCACGGTTGCCTTTACCGGCGGCATGAACATCCGCAAGGGTTTTTCCGCGGAGTTCGCGGGCTCGAACAGCGCCAGGGACACGCATTTCCGGGTAACCGGCCCAGTCGTCGCCGATCTCTTCTCGGTCGCCGCCGAGGACTGGCGTTTTGTCACCAAAGAGGCGTTGAAGGGCGATGCATGGCGCATAGCGTCACTGTCGCCGGCGCCCGGCGTCCCGATGCTGGTGCGAGCGGTCGCTTCCGGCCCGGACGCCAGCAACGAGACCAACCACAAGCTGCTGATCGGCGCGTTTTCCGTCGCGCGCAAGTCGATCCGCCTGATGTCGCCCTATTTCCTGCCCGACCGCGAATTGGTCAGCGCGCTGATCACCGCCGCCCGGCGCGGCGTCGAAATCGACATCGTCGTGCCGGCGGTGAACAACCTTTTCCTCGTCGATCGAGCCATGACCGCGCAATTTGATCAGGTGCTGAAACACTATTGCCGCGTCTGGCGCACCGAAGGGCCGTTCGACCATTCGAAGCTGCTGTCGATCGACGGCGTATGGGCCTATATCGGATCGTCCAACCTCGATGCCCGGTCGCTTCGGCTCAACTTCGAAATCGATCTGGAGGTCCTCGACGCAGGCTTTGCCCGCGAGATCGAAGCGCGGATCGGATCGGCAATGACCTCCGCCGTGCCGGTGACGCTCGACGCCTTGCGCGCCCGGCCATTCCTCATCAGGCTGTTCGACCGGGTCCTTTGGCTCGGTTCACCCTATCTCTAG
- a CDS encoding AraC family transcriptional regulator: MRRREDDPAGSASGAGSAQEPALQPKGGLSVRGARKVQEFLDENFTRKLALADMAAVCGLSPYHFMRAFSRTFGMPPHQYVIDLRLDFAERLLAESRMTIADIAHLAGFSSQSHFTTLMKKYRQTTPLQARVGKLNSKVR; this comes from the coding sequence ATGCGGCGGCGTGAGGATGACCCGGCAGGGTCTGCTTCGGGGGCGGGTTCCGCGCAAGAGCCGGCGCTGCAACCAAAAGGCGGGCTTTCCGTCCGCGGCGCACGCAAGGTGCAGGAGTTCCTGGATGAGAACTTCACGCGCAAGCTGGCGCTTGCCGACATGGCCGCGGTTTGCGGGCTTTCACCCTATCACTTCATGCGAGCCTTCTCGAGGACGTTCGGAATGCCGCCGCACCAATATGTTATCGATCTGCGGCTTGATTTCGCCGAAAGGCTGCTTGCCGAGAGCCGGATGACGATCGCCGACATCGCCCATCTGGCCGGCTTTTCCAGCCAGAGCCATTTTACCACCCTTATGAAGAAATACCGGCAGACGACGCCATTGCAGGCGCGGGTGGGCAAGCTTAACTCGAAGGTTAGATGA
- a CDS encoding beta strand repeat-containing protein produces the protein MTDNQISSGQIASGSLLVQRRAAHFAGQWIAGADHGSRSVRRRLMAVLRMAHRTLGMGRKRLGLGTLGVGGASAAAAVLSAFATTPALAQYQAGGGSATAPEAVAIGNGSTASLNWAVALGFQAQSTAQYSVAIGRTASATGTGGAVAIGSGTISNNINTVAIGVAASATGAGASALGTNANASGGNSTAVGVSATANNNYAFAAGYGSVASGLRSTAIGQFAGASGLDTVAQGTSTVASQQNAVAVGFQATATAINAVYLGSRTAAGTGALAQSAIGIGTDVTASQVDATAIGRQSKATGTGATAMGRNASAWGNQSIAFGLGAQAGVQANTALPNSIAIGTNSLSSGAFATAMGATTVASGDASTAVGNTAVASGANASSLGSGANAAGDNSLAAGVNANAGGVGSTALGIGTSAAGASSAAVGFQAQAAGANAIAVGPQANASAQNSAALGNVAVASGNFALALGNSATSSGVGSVAAGSGAQATDVSATALGNNAAATAASASALGLGATASGINSTAVGKSANASAQDAIAMGTSAKASSAEAVAMGTNAVAAGGKAVSIGSGNTAFGNGAVAIGDPSYASGTGAFTGGANNIANSDGTATATAANMANGAVAIGNNNKAIGQGSVALGNGSTAGAAGLAGNVALGDGATAAASSGDVALGSGSLTTTAVGTASGVVNGTTYAFQGTNPTSTVSVGAVGAERTITNVAAGRISSTSTDAINGSQLAATNQAVDAIGAVVNNLNVGGGIKYFHANSTAADSQALGTDSVAVGPNAVANNAGDVAIGLNSTSGATTNVGGATIGGTAYTFAGGTPAGAFSVGSAGAERQIQNVAAGQLNGGSTDAVNGSQLFATNQQVTQNTTDIANIGSGVTNLGNTFNTIAGDTSTAYTDANGIGIRYARTNEAGLAQTDSFAQGVGSTAVGYQATATGDSALALGRATQASIDGSVALGSGSVSDRAIAPASGQLPAGPSNFIQYNTTDKTLLGAVSVGTATSYRQITNVADGTLDQDAVTVRQLAGAIASVSATSTKYFHANSTAGDSLAVGAESVAVGPTTVVNGDNGIGIGNGAIVDQTAPGGTAIGQNAHVMLADGLALGTNSLASGIQSVALGAGAQSTFINSVALGAQSITSVGAETGYTGFGLTAPQTSVGEVSIGAAGAERKLTNVAAGSADTDGVNVSQLRGVSQNISNLFGGGTTVNPDGSITGPTYTVQGNTYTTVYDGLTAVDNALTNITSGGGIKYFHANSTLADSIASGTDSVAIGPASVASGTNSLAAGNGSTATGQGAVALGQGAKANNANDVALGSGSVTQTAVGTASTVINGKTYAYAGTTPTGTVSVGDAGAERTITNVAAGRVSSDSTDAINGSQLYATNTAIEDLKAGVGGLTQNAVTYDTQGGAKTNTITLQGGDVNAPVVISNVGPGVKGNDAVNVDQMNNRVDYAINTSNSYTDKVAGTTLQQANDYTDQKLSQLNTDLGGIRDEARQAAAIGLAAASLRYDDRPGKLSVAAGGGFWRDSSALAFGAGYTSEDGRIRGNLSGTAAGGHVGVGAGISFTLN, from the coding sequence ATGACCGACAACCAGATTTCGAGCGGCCAGATTGCGAGCGGCTCACTTCTTGTTCAGCGTCGCGCGGCGCATTTCGCCGGGCAGTGGATCGCAGGGGCCGATCATGGTTCGCGCTCGGTTCGCCGCCGCCTGATGGCCGTGCTGCGCATGGCGCACCGCACACTTGGTATGGGGCGCAAGCGCCTTGGGCTGGGAACGCTGGGCGTGGGCGGAGCGTCGGCGGCGGCCGCGGTGCTGAGCGCCTTCGCGACGACGCCGGCTCTGGCACAATATCAAGCCGGTGGCGGATCGGCGACAGCGCCTGAGGCCGTAGCGATCGGAAATGGTTCAACCGCCAGTCTTAACTGGGCCGTAGCGCTCGGCTTTCAAGCCCAATCAACGGCTCAATACTCGGTCGCCATCGGCCGGACCGCGTCGGCCACGGGCACGGGCGGCGCGGTGGCGATCGGGTCCGGCACGATCTCGAACAACATCAATACGGTAGCGATCGGCGTCGCCGCCAGTGCCACTGGAGCCGGGGCTAGCGCGCTGGGCACCAACGCCAACGCTTCGGGCGGGAATTCCACCGCAGTCGGCGTCTCGGCTACAGCCAACAACAACTATGCGTTTGCCGCCGGCTACGGATCCGTAGCCAGCGGGCTGCGCAGCACTGCGATTGGACAGTTCGCAGGGGCGTCGGGGCTGGATACTGTCGCACAAGGCACCAGCACTGTTGCTAGCCAGCAGAACGCCGTCGCCGTCGGCTTCCAGGCGACCGCAACCGCGATAAACGCCGTCTATCTCGGCTCGCGCACCGCCGCCGGAACGGGAGCGTTGGCACAGAGCGCCATCGGCATCGGCACCGATGTTACAGCTTCTCAGGTTGATGCCACTGCGATCGGACGCCAAAGTAAGGCAACGGGGACGGGCGCCACGGCGATGGGTCGGAACGCCAGCGCCTGGGGCAATCAGTCCATCGCATTCGGCCTGGGTGCGCAGGCGGGCGTGCAAGCCAATACGGCCCTGCCCAACAGCATCGCCATCGGCACCAATTCGCTCTCTTCCGGCGCTTTCGCCACTGCCATGGGCGCTACCACGGTTGCGAGTGGCGACGCCAGCACGGCGGTTGGCAATACGGCCGTTGCCAGCGGCGCGAACGCCTCCTCGCTGGGATCCGGGGCGAATGCGGCAGGAGACAATTCTCTCGCTGCTGGTGTCAATGCCAATGCCGGGGGTGTCGGCAGCACCGCACTCGGCATCGGCACATCGGCGGCCGGCGCCAGTTCGGCCGCCGTCGGCTTCCAGGCCCAGGCTGCCGGCGCCAATGCCATCGCCGTTGGTCCTCAGGCAAATGCATCAGCGCAAAACTCGGCAGCGCTCGGCAACGTCGCCGTGGCCTCGGGCAATTTCGCGCTGGCCCTGGGCAATTCGGCCACGTCGAGTGGCGTAGGCTCGGTCGCGGCGGGCTCGGGAGCTCAGGCCACGGACGTTTCCGCCACGGCGCTCGGCAACAACGCCGCGGCGACCGCCGCAAGCGCGAGCGCTCTGGGCCTGGGCGCCACGGCAAGCGGCATAAACAGCACTGCGGTCGGCAAGTCGGCCAATGCGAGCGCGCAGGACGCCATCGCCATGGGTACGAGCGCCAAGGCCAGTTCGGCCGAAGCGGTCGCGATGGGCACCAATGCGGTGGCGGCCGGCGGCAAAGCGGTCTCGATCGGGTCCGGCAACACCGCCTTTGGCAACGGCGCGGTCGCCATCGGCGATCCGAGCTACGCCAGCGGCACCGGCGCCTTCACCGGTGGCGCCAACAACATCGCCAACAGCGATGGCACGGCGACCGCCACAGCCGCCAATATGGCCAACGGTGCCGTCGCCATCGGCAACAACAACAAGGCCATCGGGCAGGGCTCCGTGGCGCTGGGCAACGGCTCGACCGCCGGTGCCGCCGGCCTGGCAGGCAATGTCGCACTGGGCGATGGCGCGACGGCGGCGGCAAGCTCCGGCGACGTCGCACTCGGCTCCGGCTCGCTGACCACTACCGCGGTCGGCACGGCCAGCGGTGTGGTCAACGGAACGACCTACGCCTTCCAGGGCACCAACCCGACCTCGACGGTCAGCGTCGGCGCGGTCGGCGCCGAACGCACCATTACCAACGTCGCCGCCGGACGGATCAGTTCGACGTCGACCGACGCGATCAACGGCTCGCAGCTCGCCGCCACCAACCAGGCCGTCGACGCCATCGGCGCCGTCGTCAACAATCTCAACGTCGGCGGCGGCATCAAATATTTCCACGCCAACTCGACGGCGGCGGACTCCCAGGCGCTGGGCACCGATTCCGTCGCGGTCGGACCGAACGCGGTGGCCAACAATGCCGGCGATGTCGCGATCGGCCTGAATTCGACGTCGGGCGCAACGACCAATGTCGGCGGCGCCACGATCGGCGGCACCGCCTATACCTTCGCCGGCGGCACGCCGGCGGGCGCCTTCTCGGTCGGTTCGGCGGGCGCCGAACGCCAGATCCAGAACGTCGCGGCTGGACAGTTGAATGGCGGCTCGACCGATGCGGTCAACGGCTCGCAGCTCTTCGCCACCAACCAGCAGGTGACGCAGAACACAACCGACATTGCCAACATCGGCAGTGGCGTGACCAATCTCGGAAACACGTTCAACACCATCGCCGGCGACACCTCGACCGCCTATACCGACGCCAACGGCATCGGCATCCGCTACGCCCGCACCAACGAGGCCGGGCTGGCGCAGACCGATTCCTTCGCGCAAGGCGTCGGCTCCACCGCCGTCGGCTACCAGGCGACGGCGACCGGCGACAGCGCGCTGGCGCTCGGCCGCGCCACACAGGCCAGCATCGACGGCAGCGTGGCGCTCGGTTCCGGCTCGGTCTCCGATCGCGCGATCGCTCCCGCTTCCGGACAACTGCCCGCCGGCCCGTCCAATTTCATCCAGTACAACACTACCGACAAGACGCTGCTCGGCGCCGTTTCGGTCGGCACCGCCACGTCCTACCGGCAGATCACCAACGTTGCCGACGGCACGCTGGATCAGGATGCGGTGACGGTGCGCCAGCTCGCTGGCGCCATCGCTTCCGTATCGGCGACGTCGACCAAGTATTTCCATGCCAATTCGACGGCGGGAGACTCGCTCGCCGTCGGGGCCGAGTCGGTCGCGGTCGGTCCGACGACGGTCGTCAACGGCGACAATGGCATCGGCATCGGCAATGGTGCCATCGTCGACCAGACAGCACCCGGCGGCACCGCCATCGGCCAGAACGCGCATGTGATGCTGGCCGACGGCCTGGCGCTCGGCACCAATTCGCTGGCGTCCGGCATCCAGTCGGTGGCGCTCGGCGCCGGTGCCCAGAGCACCTTCATCAACAGCGTCGCGCTCGGCGCGCAGTCCATCACCTCGGTCGGTGCCGAGACCGGCTACACGGGTTTTGGCCTTACCGCCCCGCAGACCTCGGTCGGCGAGGTGTCGATCGGCGCCGCCGGGGCCGAACGCAAGCTCACCAATGTCGCGGCGGGCTCGGCCGATACCGATGGCGTCAACGTCTCGCAGCTGCGCGGCGTGTCGCAAAATATCAGCAACCTGTTCGGCGGCGGCACCACGGTCAATCCCGACGGGTCGATCACCGGACCGACTTACACCGTCCAGGGCAACACCTACACGACCGTCTATGACGGGCTCACGGCGGTCGACAACGCGCTGACCAACATCACCAGTGGCGGCGGCATCAAGTATTTCCACGCCAATTCGACGCTGGCCGACTCCATCGCCAGCGGCACCGACAGCGTCGCGATCGGTCCGGCCAGCGTGGCGAGCGGCACCAACAGCCTCGCCGCCGGCAATGGCTCGACGGCCACCGGGCAGGGTGCCGTCGCGCTCGGGCAGGGCGCCAAGGCCAACAATGCCAATGATGTGGCGCTCGGTTCCGGATCGGTGACGCAGACCGCCGTCGGCACCGCCAGCACCGTCATCAACGGCAAGACCTATGCCTATGCCGGGACGACTCCAACCGGGACCGTCAGCGTCGGCGATGCCGGCGCCGAGAGGACGATCACCAATGTCGCCGCAGGCCGCGTTTCCTCAGACAGCACCGACGCGATAAACGGCTCGCAGCTCTACGCCACGAACACGGCGATCGAGGATCTGAAAGCCGGCGTCGGGGGTCTCACCCAGAATGCGGTGACCTATGATACCCAGGGCGGCGCCAAGACGAACACCATCACGCTGCAGGGCGGCGACGTCAACGCGCCGGTCGTCATTTCCAATGTCGGCCCTGGCGTCAAGGGCAACGATGCGGTCAATGTCGACCAGATGAACAACCGCGTGGATTACGCCATCAACACCTCCAACTCCTATACCGACAAGGTGGCCGGCACGACCTTGCAACAGGCCAACGACTATACCGATCAGAAGCTCAGCCAGCTCAACACGGACCTGGGCGGCATACGCGACGAAGCACGGCAAGCGGCCGCGATCGGGCTCGCCGCCGCCTCGCTGCGCTACGATGATCGTCCCGGCAAGCTGAGCGTCGCGGCGGGTGGCGGCTTCTGGCGGGATTCGAGCGCCTTGGCCTTCGGCGCCGGCTACACCAGCGAGGACGGCCGCATCCGCGGCAACCTGTCCGGTACTGCCGCCGGTGGCCATGTCGGCGTCGGCGCCGGCATCAGCTTCACCTTGAACTGA
- a CDS encoding invasion associated locus B family protein — protein MKGLVALTCLALCGGLVPAAGQVTSPYRIKPSDVVVPPEAKLGEYQRTIRPFENWTLICDENLKARKKVCNVSQIIEDTAGKMAFSWSLAATQDGKPYMILRTAPNARSDGLVSLKFDGQAQPIDVHLNGCNEMVCVGMLPVGPVMRQQIARKATPAISYPTVDGQTITVTATLKGLTEALSPVK, from the coding sequence ATGAAAGGACTTGTTGCCCTGACCTGCCTGGCGCTCTGCGGCGGCCTCGTGCCGGCCGCCGGGCAGGTTACATCGCCCTACAGGATCAAGCCCTCGGACGTGGTGGTGCCTCCCGAGGCAAAACTGGGGGAGTACCAGCGCACCATCCGTCCGTTCGAGAACTGGACGCTGATCTGCGACGAGAACCTCAAGGCCCGCAAGAAGGTCTGCAACGTCTCGCAGATCATCGAGGACACTGCCGGCAAAATGGCCTTCAGCTGGTCGCTTGCCGCCACGCAGGACGGCAAGCCCTACATGATCCTGCGCACCGCGCCGAATGCCAGGAGCGACGGTCTGGTGTCGCTGAAGTTCGATGGACAGGCACAGCCGATCGACGTGCACCTGAACGGCTGCAACGAAATGGTCTGTGTCGGCATGCTGCCGGTGGGACCGGTGATGCGCCAGCAGATAGCGCGCAAGGCGACGCCGGCGATCTCCTACCCGACCGTCGACGGCCAGACGATCACCGTGACCGCAACGCTCAAGGGGCTGACGGAAGCCCTTTCGCCAGTCAAATAA
- a CDS encoding DUF4189 domain-containing protein, whose amino-acid sequence MRLQALAVLGLTLLWSGQVVSADLVAPPEPQQEEKGIWAAIAYSQADSKYGFFWGADKRQEAKDIAQKYCENAGGKACNVVTVFRNHRHWNDDDKTGFPYKHCGALAVADKVENRFTPWGVNSAETRREAEDLALQACEAAGEKCKIREWVCT is encoded by the coding sequence ATGAGATTGCAAGCTTTGGCGGTTTTGGGTTTGACCTTGTTGTGGAGCGGACAAGTCGTCTCGGCCGACCTGGTGGCGCCGCCGGAGCCGCAGCAGGAGGAAAAAGGCATCTGGGCGGCCATCGCCTATTCGCAGGCCGATAGCAAATACGGTTTCTTCTGGGGCGCCGACAAGCGGCAGGAGGCGAAGGACATCGCGCAGAAATATTGCGAGAACGCGGGCGGAAAAGCCTGCAATGTCGTGACCGTCTTCCGCAACCATCGGCATTGGAACGATGACGACAAAACCGGTTTTCCCTACAAGCACTGCGGTGCGCTCGCCGTGGCCGACAAAGTCGAGAACCGGTTCACGCCTTGGGGCGTGAACTCGGCAGAGACCCGCAGGGAAGCCGAGGACCTCGCCTTGCAGGCCTGCGAAGCGGCGGGCGAGAAATGCAAGATCCGCGAATGGGTCTGCACATGA